One region of uncultured Sulfurimonas sp. genomic DNA includes:
- a CDS encoding response regulator yields MKILIVDDNFNNRTILRLLLQDYKEDNNVDFEVYEASDGLEALKMCKEDSFNIVFMDIMMPNKDGVEATKAIKEINLGIMIIAVSAVDDNVRKKEILDIGAEDYIAKPINADIFKSRIANYITIAEARGHQKINSRTINVFSNEIYSRHTNFIIKSEDSLSEFWEFFLLNAKKKNESLSDVVRTIFSIAEAQVKLRVKSSIYIEESDEYQYFTLTKIDKLPKGIVKLIVKKNRPECEYKITNSKISFELAKVYTQSEKEVTVVEKVDESIEDVIASPIEYSSQKLLVFDYIDGDDLYELEDYSAKLNSLMLIVGSGNITEEEVMQICGYLEKLASILATYSEIYPISKALATLSHDMLQYIQEFVKNAVDLGVMCQAFSNDMSTWIEMSFQSGAPSIDFMNDTIVVNCQTISGMLGVNNANSELSEDLDDIFDF; encoded by the coding sequence ATGAAAATACTTATAGTTGATGATAATTTTAACAATAGAACTATTTTAAGACTTCTTTTGCAAGATTATAAAGAAGATAACAATGTTGATTTTGAAGTTTATGAAGCAAGTGATGGCCTAGAAGCTCTAAAGATGTGTAAAGAAGATAGTTTTAACATTGTTTTTATGGACATAATGATGCCAAATAAAGATGGTGTAGAAGCTACAAAAGCTATAAAAGAGATAAATTTAGGGATTATGATTATTGCTGTTTCTGCTGTTGATGATAATGTTAGAAAAAAAGAGATTTTAGATATCGGAGCAGAAGATTATATAGCTAAACCTATAAATGCAGATATCTTTAAAAGTAGAATTGCAAACTATATAACTATCGCTGAAGCTAGAGGACATCAAAAGATAAACAGTAGAACTATAAATGTATTTTCAAATGAAATTTATTCAAGACATACAAATTTTATTATTAAATCAGAAGATTCACTTAGTGAGTTTTGGGAGTTTTTTCTCTTAAATGCAAAAAAGAAAAATGAATCCTTAAGTGATGTTGTGCGAACTATATTTAGCATAGCAGAAGCCCAAGTAAAACTTCGTGTAAAGAGTAGCATCTATATTGAAGAATCAGATGAGTATCAATACTTTACACTAACAAAGATAGATAAACTCCCAAAAGGTATAGTCAAGCTTATAGTTAAAAAAAATAGACCTGAGTGCGAATATAAAATAACTAACTCAAAAATTTCTTTTGAATTAGCTAAGGTATATACACAGAGTGAAAAGGAAGTTACGGTAGTTGAAAAAGTTGATGAATCTATTGAAGATGTTATAGCATCTCCTATAGAGTATTCATCTCAAAAGTTGCTTGTTTTTGACTATATTGATGGTGATGATCTTTATGAGTTAGAAGATTATTCAGCTAAACTTAACTCTTTGATGTTGATAGTTGGAAGTGGAAATATTACTGAAGAGGAAGTGATGCAAATATGTGGATATTTAGAAAAATTAGCCTCCATACTAGCTACATATAGTGAAATTTACCCTATATCAAAAGCGCTTGCTACTTTATCCCATGATATGTTGCAATATATACAGGAGTTTGTAAAAAATGCTGTTGATCTTGGAGTTATGTGTCAAGCATTTAGCAACGATATGTCAACATGGATTGAGATGTCATTTCAAAGTGGAGCACCAAGTATTGACTTTATGAATGATACTATTGTTGTAAATTGTCAAACGATTAGTGGAATGTTAGGTGTAAATAATGCCAATAGTGAACTAAGCGAAGATTTAGATGACATTTTTGATTTTTAA
- a CDS encoding cache domain-containing protein produces the protein MYNENFLKATKELEKNLYISEKESLETEINDISQIISYRKSVIKNDLELLVKERVYRAYDMATNIYEKYKTTKSQKDIKNIIKTSLGTSIWNDGESFIWIIDYNGVSMLSPKYLKHFEGLSVIHLKDATGREIIKEEINICKTKGEGFLYDTFTKANGAKDKQYEQIVYVKSFGQYDWYFGSGEYIDTATKRTDEKLIDVIENVDTVGDHYIIMMNTDGNALISKSQPDLVGKNLFDIPTLKQAMIELFDTLKTKNSATVTYDIINPKTNKIDKKHTYFTKVPNSEWIIGSGFYISNIEDKVTKKKLDIYDIFLLKSKNILYIAFIVMIISLIISYLISRKLKESFYNYENNIESQKHELQKLNLTLESKVKQRTAELEKIKNDFEILATTDSLTKIHNRYSLMKNFYLEIRRSLRQNTPLCVLMFDIDDFKKVNDNYGHDVGDVVLSTIANLMQQSLRDDIDIAGRYGGEEFIALLPNTKLEDAKVYAERFRKIIDEYIFDIVGNVTVSIGLVQHIENETSDELFKRLDTLVYKSKHNGKNQISF, from the coding sequence ATGTATAATGAAAACTTTTTAAAAGCAACAAAAGAGTTGGAAAAAAATCTTTATATTTCAGAAAAAGAATCACTTGAAACTGAAATAAATGATATCTCTCAAATAATATCTTATAGAAAATCTGTTATAAAAAATGACTTAGAACTTCTTGTAAAGGAGCGTGTATATAGAGCCTATGATATGGCTACAAATATCTACGAAAAATACAAAACTACAAAATCACAAAAAGATATAAAAAATATTATTAAAACTTCACTTGGGACAAGCATCTGGAATGATGGAGAAAGCTTCATATGGATAATAGACTACAATGGGGTTTCCATGTTATCTCCAAAATATTTAAAACACTTTGAGGGTCTATCTGTTATCCATCTAAAAGATGCAACAGGAAGAGAGATAATAAAAGAAGAGATAAATATTTGTAAAACAAAAGGTGAAGGTTTTTTATATGACACTTTTACCAAAGCAAATGGAGCAAAAGATAAACAGTATGAACAAATAGTTTATGTAAAGTCTTTTGGGCAATACGATTGGTATTTTGGCTCAGGAGAATATATAGATACAGCTACAAAAAGAACAGATGAAAAACTAATAGATGTCATTGAAAATGTAGATACTGTAGGCGATCATTATATAATAATGATGAATACAGATGGCAATGCACTTATAAGTAAATCTCAACCTGACTTAGTAGGGAAAAATTTATTTGATATACCAACACTTAAACAAGCAATGATTGAACTATTTGATACACTTAAAACTAAAAATAGTGCCACAGTAACTTACGACATAATCAATCCAAAAACAAATAAAATAGACAAAAAACATACTTATTTTACTAAAGTTCCTAACTCTGAGTGGATTATAGGAAGTGGTTTTTATATTTCAAATATAGAAGATAAGGTAACCAAAAAGAAGTTAGATATTTATGATATATTTTTACTCAAATCTAAAAATATACTCTATATAGCCTTTATTGTTATGATAATTTCTTTAATTATTTCTTACCTTATTTCAAGAAAATTAAAAGAAAGTTTTTATAATTATGAAAACAACATAGAGTCTCAAAAGCATGAGTTACAAAAGTTAAATCTTACATTAGAATCTAAAGTTAAACAAAGGACAGCAGAACTAGAAAAAATAAAAAATGATTTTGAAATCTTGGCAACAACAGACTCTCTTACTAAAATTCACAATCGTTACTCTTTAATGAAAAATTTCTACTTAGAAATCAGACGCTCTCTAAGACAAAATACACCACTTTGTGTCTTAATGTTTGACATTGATGATTTTAAAAAAGTCAATGATAACTATGGACATGATGTAGGTGATGTTGTCTTATCAACTATTGCTAATTTAATGCAACAAAGTTTAAGAGATGATATAGATATAGCAGGAAGATATGGCGGAGAAGAGTTTATAGCCTTACTGCCAAATACCAAACTAGAAGATGCTAAGGTTTATGCAGAACGATTTAGAAAAATCATAGATGAGTATATATTTGACATTGTTGGAAATGTAACAGTTAGCATAGGTTTAGTTCAACATATAGAAAATGAAACAAGTGATGAACTTTTTAAAAGACTTGACACCTTAGTTTACAAATCCAAACATAATGGCAAAAATCAAATTAGTTTTTAA
- the kdsB gene encoding 3-deoxy-manno-octulosonate cytidylyltransferase codes for MIIIPARLASTRFPQKVLADIGGLPMVVRTAKAVSHIDKVVVAADDEKIISICKEHGIEAMLTSTTHKSGTDRINECANILKLDDNEIIVNVQADEPFIEADVVESLINKLKKLQEENEPFIMGSCYNAINADSAKDPNLVKVVLDNQNNAIYFSRSLIPYNRSGRANYFGHIGIYGFSKKSLKEFCNLDDAPIEDIEGLEQLRAIHHQKKIKMLKVSSTGFGIDTPEDLARAIEIFL; via the coding sequence ATGATTATTATCCCTGCACGACTAGCATCTACTAGATTTCCACAAAAGGTTTTGGCAGATATTGGTGGGCTGCCTATGGTTGTTAGAACTGCCAAAGCAGTTTCTCATATTGATAAGGTTGTTGTGGCTGCTGATGATGAAAAAATCATCTCTATTTGTAAAGAGCATGGCATCGAAGCAATGCTTACTTCTACAACTCACAAAAGTGGAACTGACCGCATCAACGAATGTGCGAACATTCTTAAACTTGATGATAATGAGATTATTGTCAATGTTCAAGCAGATGAACCTTTTATAGAAGCAGATGTTGTAGAATCACTTATAAATAAACTCAAAAAACTTCAAGAAGAAAATGAGCCATTTATTATGGGAAGTTGCTATAACGCTATAAATGCAGATTCAGCAAAAGATCCAAATCTTGTTAAAGTTGTTTTAGATAACCAAAACAACGCTATATATTTTTCTCGTTCTCTAATTCCATATAACAGAAGCGGAAGAGCAAACTATTTTGGACATATTGGCATCTATGGATTTAGTAAAAAAAGTCTTAAAGAGTTTTGTAATCTTGATGATGCACCAATAGAAGATATAGAAGGCTTAGAACAACTTCGCGCTATTCATCATCAAAAAAAGATAAAAATGTTAAAAGTCTCAAGTACAGGTTTTGGTATAGACACTCCAGAAGATTTAGCTAGAGCTATAGAGATTTTTTTATAA
- a CDS encoding methyltransferase has product MLLYQPQEGYCYNSDSVFLYDFIDSFKPKGKVLDVGAGCGIVGLLVARDNPKVELEAVEKQETFVEYATINARVNNIKYKMHKGDFADLDERLKYDFIISNPPFYHDNASVSKNEMLFNARYNINLPLKIFFKKVSRLLKPRSHFVFCYDASQFGLICSELDRVKLRVVDARFVHPKADRGASLVMLHVRNGSSSLMKVHKPLISFDGDEFSQDAMRIYKKASTQSIKCLL; this is encoded by the coding sequence ATGCTTCTTTACCAACCTCAAGAAGGTTATTGCTATAACAGTGATTCTGTTTTTTTATATGATTTTATAGACTCTTTTAAACCAAAAGGTAAGGTTCTTGATGTTGGAGCTGGTTGTGGAATAGTGGGACTTTTAGTAGCTCGTGATAATCCAAAAGTAGAATTAGAAGCAGTTGAAAAACAAGAGACTTTTGTGGAGTATGCTACAATAAATGCAAGAGTAAATAACATAAAATACAAGATGCATAAAGGTGATTTTGCAGATTTGGATGAGAGATTAAAATATGATTTTATCATATCAAATCCTCCTTTTTATCACGACAATGCATCTGTGAGTAAAAATGAAATGTTATTTAATGCAAGGTATAATATCAACTTACCTTTAAAAATATTTTTTAAAAAGGTATCAAGACTCTTAAAACCAAGATCTCATTTTGTGTTTTGTTATGATGCATCTCAGTTTGGTCTTATATGCTCAGAACTTGATCGAGTTAAGTTAAGAGTTGTGGATGCTAGATTTGTGCATCCAAAAGCAGATAGAGGGGCTTCTTTAGTTATGTTACATGTTAGAAATGGCTCTTCATCTCTTATGAAAGTTCATAAACCACTTATTAGTTTTGATGGTGATGAGTTTTCACAAGATGCAATGCGTATCTATAAAAAAGCTTCAACTCAGAGTATAAAATGTCTTCTATAA
- a CDS encoding YkgJ family cysteine cluster protein: protein MSSIIKKDGFTYAFDSSACSTCQGRCCTGESGYIYVSQNEIEKISKLLDIDVNEFASKYLFKKGYKYSIKEIKYNDSYECVFYDREINGCKIYEARPSQCITFPFWDYFKNNIDELKQECPGILTGNNDD from the coding sequence ATGTCTTCTATAATAAAAAAAGATGGATTTACTTATGCCTTTGATAGTAGTGCTTGTTCTACTTGTCAAGGTAGATGCTGTACTGGCGAGAGTGGCTATATCTATGTTTCTCAAAATGAAATAGAAAAAATTAGCAAATTATTGGATATAGATGTAAATGAATTTGCAAGTAAGTACCTTTTTAAAAAAGGCTATAAGTATTCTATCAAAGAGATAAAGTATAATGATTCTTATGAATGTGTATTTTATGATAGAGAGATAAATGGATGCAAGATTTATGAAGCTCGTCCATCTCAATGTATTACCTTTCCTTTTTGGGATTATTTTAAAAACAATATTGATGAGCTAAAACAAGAGTGTCCAGGAATATTAACAGGAAATAATGATGATTAA
- the trpC gene encoding indole-3-glycerol phosphate synthase TrpC codes for MILDDIIKKTKEDLVKREKEFSLDWLGRSLAFNARAPRDVFPYLQATEDDPYRIISEVKKASPSKGVIREDFDPLAIAQAYERGGASAISVLTEPHFFQGSLDYLGGIRRYVGIPLLRKDFIVSKYQILEAVVHGADFILLIAAALSKKELKELLGYTRHLGMEALVEVHDKSDLVKAIYAGSDIIGINHRNLQTFEMNMNLSYELIPMIPNGKIIVAESGIYEHGQLEDLSKAGVDAFLVGESLMRQDDEEEALKKLKNG; via the coding sequence ATGATTTTAGATGATATTATAAAAAAAACAAAAGAAGATTTAGTAAAAAGAGAAAAAGAGTTCTCACTAGATTGGCTAGGGCGTTCACTTGCTTTTAATGCAAGAGCACCAAGAGATGTATTTCCATATTTGCAAGCGACAGAAGATGATCCATATAGAATTATCTCAGAAGTAAAAAAAGCATCTCCATCAAAGGGAGTTATACGAGAAGATTTTGATCCTCTTGCTATAGCTCAAGCTTACGAGAGAGGTGGTGCTAGTGCTATTTCAGTTCTTACAGAACCTCACTTTTTTCAAGGTTCACTTGATTATCTTGGAGGTATTAGAAGATATGTTGGCATCCCACTTTTAAGAAAAGACTTCATAGTCTCTAAATACCAAATTTTAGAAGCAGTAGTTCATGGAGCTGATTTTATACTTTTAATTGCTGCAGCACTAAGTAAAAAAGAGTTAAAAGAACTTTTAGGATATACGAGACATCTTGGAATGGAAGCTTTGGTTGAAGTTCATGATAAATCAGATTTAGTTAAAGCAATATATGCGGGAAGCGATATTATAGGCATAAATCATAGAAATTTACAAACTTTTGAGATGAATATGAACCTTTCTTATGAACTAATACCTATGATTCCAAACGGTAAAATCATAGTAGCTGAGAGTGGCATCTACGAACATGGTCAGTTAGAAGATTTAAGTAAAGCAGGAGTAGATGCATTTCTTGTAGGTGAATCTTTAATGCGTCAAGATGATGAAGAAGAGGCTTTAAAAAAATTAAAGAATGGTTAG
- a CDS encoding GatB/YqeY domain-containing protein, translating into MTLREIINQDIKDAMKAKDTKKRDALRLLTSAFKQIEVDERKELNDDDIIKIIQTQVKRRNDAASQYKDASREDLMQIELDEIAFYTLYLPAQLNDDELASALKDIISKVGASSIKDMGKVMGMASKELAGRADGKRINECVKELLA; encoded by the coding sequence ATGACTTTAAGAGAAATAATCAATCAAGACATTAAAGATGCTATGAAAGCAAAAGATACAAAAAAAAGAGATGCTCTTCGTTTGCTTACTAGTGCTTTTAAACAGATAGAAGTAGATGAAAGAAAAGAGTTAAACGATGATGATATTATAAAAATTATTCAAACACAAGTTAAAAGAAGAAATGACGCTGCATCTCAGTACAAAGATGCATCTCGTGAAGATCTTATGCAAATCGAACTTGATGAAATCGCTTTTTATACTCTATATCTTCCTGCTCAATTAAACGATGATGAATTAGCATCTGCACTAAAAGACATCATATCAAAAGTTGGTGCATCTAGTATAAAAGACATGGGAAAAGTTATGGGAATGGCTTCTAAAGAGTTAGCAGGACGTGCTGATGGAAAAAGAATTAACGAGTGTGTTAAAGAATTGTTAGCTTAG
- the flgH gene encoding flagellar basal body L-ring protein FlgH, producing the protein MIKQILILFMPFYAILFLSGCTANLTDPEISFEPPAYVEQMPAKEDKQDYVSTGSIFGQGDNPLFSDHKAMHVNDIVRVVISENAQSSSSGSRDLSETDTSALGGGTFAATGGNPAVSAYANKLNGLANIGFNSESSSNYSGSGSASKDASFTTTVSARIVKVMQNGNYFISGKREILVDDQKQIIQISGVIRPYDIDQYNKIDSAQMSEAKILYQTQGDVDRATKQGWGTKIIQAAWPF; encoded by the coding sequence ATGATAAAACAAATTTTAATACTCTTCATGCCTTTTTATGCTATACTATTTCTTAGTGGCTGTACAGCGAATCTTACAGACCCAGAGATAAGCTTTGAACCACCTGCTTATGTTGAGCAGATGCCAGCAAAAGAAGATAAGCAAGATTATGTCTCAACTGGTAGCATCTTTGGTCAAGGAGACAATCCTCTCTTTTCAGATCATAAGGCTATGCATGTAAATGACATAGTAAGAGTTGTTATCTCAGAAAATGCTCAAAGTTCTTCTAGTGGTTCTAGAGATTTAAGTGAAACAGATACAAGTGCTTTAGGTGGTGGAACTTTTGCTGCAACTGGTGGGAATCCTGCTGTTAGTGCTTATGCAAATAAACTAAATGGATTGGCCAATATAGGCTTTAATAGTGAATCTAGTAGTAATTATTCTGGAAGTGGAAGCGCTTCTAAAGATGCTTCTTTTACTACAACAGTCTCAGCTAGAATAGTAAAAGTGATGCAAAATGGAAACTACTTTATCTCTGGAAAAAGAGAGATTTTAGTTGATGATCAAAAACAGATAATTCAAATAAGTGGTGTAATTCGTCCATACGATATAGACCAATACAATAAGATAGACTCTGCTCAGATGAGTGAGGCTAAAATTCTTTATCAAACTCAAGGGGATGTTGACCGTGCGACAAAACAAGGATGGGGAACCAAAATTATTCAGGCTGCTTGGCCATTTTAG
- a CDS encoding SulP family inorganic anion transporter translates to MFDLKKYSSANIKNDILSGLVVAVALVPEAIAFSFIAGVSPIVGLYTAFILGLITALIGGKPGMISGATGAVAIVLVGLSIKANELLSAQGLVGEALAMGILHYILLASIIAGLIQISIGLLKLGKFIRLVPTPAIHGFVNGLAIVIATAQFKFFEGQGYMMYILVLITMLIMYLLPKYTKAVPAGLIAIITITLTVYFTSIDTLLLSGLADMSQFAGQLPSFVIPQNLFSLDAIVMVLPYAVIVALVGIIESLLTLSVLDELSNTRGSANKECIAQGTGNITCGFFGGMAGCAMIGQSIINYTSGGIGRLSSFVAAVGLIILVVSMSGILNAIPVAVLVGIMFMVSIGTFEWSSFSRLSRMPKTDAFVMLTVTIITVVEDLAIAVIAGVIISALAFAWKHARIFARVQTEADGTRVYELEGPLFFGSATTFADNFDIPNDPPKVVIDFRDARVMDASGVEAIDAITKKYEDAGKNLLLRHLSADCKAILKKAEHHCAYEEDDPTYKVAYNY, encoded by the coding sequence TTGTTTGATTTAAAAAAATACTCATCTGCCAATATCAAAAATGATATTCTCTCTGGTTTAGTTGTCGCCGTTGCCTTAGTTCCTGAAGCTATAGCATTTTCTTTTATTGCAGGAGTTAGTCCTATTGTTGGTCTTTATACTGCTTTTATTTTAGGTTTAATTACCGCACTCATCGGTGGTAAACCTGGTATGATTTCAGGTGCTACTGGTGCTGTAGCAATCGTTCTAGTAGGTTTGAGTATTAAAGCAAATGAGCTTTTATCAGCTCAAGGTTTAGTTGGAGAAGCTCTTGCTATGGGTATTCTTCACTATATTTTACTTGCTAGTATTATTGCAGGTCTTATTCAAATATCTATAGGCTTACTAAAACTTGGTAAATTTATACGTCTTGTTCCCACCCCTGCTATTCATGGATTTGTAAATGGACTTGCTATAGTTATTGCAACTGCACAGTTTAAATTTTTTGAAGGTCAAGGTTATATGATGTATATTTTAGTGCTTATCACTATGCTCATTATGTATCTTCTTCCAAAGTACACAAAAGCTGTTCCAGCTGGTTTAATAGCTATCATAACTATAACTTTAACAGTCTATTTTACAAGTATAGACACTCTTCTTTTAAGTGGTTTAGCAGATATGAGTCAGTTTGCTGGTCAACTTCCAAGTTTTGTTATTCCACAAAATTTATTTAGCCTAGATGCTATCGTTATGGTTTTACCTTATGCCGTTATTGTGGCGCTTGTTGGCATTATAGAGTCACTTCTTACTCTTTCTGTTTTGGACGAACTTAGCAATACTCGCGGTTCTGCTAACAAAGAGTGTATAGCTCAAGGAACTGGAAATATAACTTGTGGTTTTTTTGGTGGAATGGCTGGTTGTGCTATGATTGGACAAAGTATCATTAACTACACTTCAGGTGGTATTGGACGTCTTTCATCATTTGTTGCAGCAGTTGGACTTATAATCCTTGTTGTTTCAATGAGCGGAATCTTAAATGCAATTCCAGTGGCTGTTTTAGTTGGTATTATGTTTATGGTAAGTATTGGCACATTTGAGTGGTCAAGCTTTTCAAGACTTAGCCGTATGCCAAAAACTGATGCTTTTGTAATGCTTACAGTAACCATCATAACTGTTGTTGAAGATTTGGCTATTGCGGTTATAGCTGGTGTAATTATCTCCGCACTAGCTTTTGCTTGGAAACATGCAAGAATCTTCGCAAGAGTACAAACTGAAGCTGATGGAACAAGAGTTTATGAGCTTGAAGGTCCGCTATTTTTTGGCTCAGCTACAACATTTGCAGATAATTTTGACATCCCAAATGACCCTCCAAAAGTTGTAATAGATTTCAGAGATGCAAGAGTTATGGATGCTTCTGGCGTTGAAGCAATAGATGCCATAACAAAAAAATACGAAGATGCAGGTAAAAACCTTCTACTTCGTCATTTATCAGCAGATTGTAAAGCTATACTCAAAAAAGCTGAACATCACTGCGCTTACGAAGAAGATGATCCAACTTATAAAGTTGCCTACAACTACTAA
- a CDS encoding YajG family lipoprotein produces MKSIFYLFVVLVFLGGCSYKNESINLSSYNTQYTGENSKENKTVNIVSVNDVRVDKKTIGYLLENGNKTLKFYTNDNLEKKYRDGLNTALYMAGFKEALDAKADLSVSVNIKNIELIKDDKSFDKNLKGQIDLEVIVKRANETITLNFKPSASKWIASSYSSKDLEPFLNEMFSDSITEIVSRLTRY; encoded by the coding sequence ATGAAAAGTATATTTTATTTATTTGTAGTTTTGGTGTTTTTAGGAGGATGTTCATATAAAAATGAGTCCATTAATCTCTCTTCATATAACACACAATATACAGGAGAAAATTCAAAAGAAAACAAAACTGTAAATATAGTTTCAGTAAATGATGTAAGAGTTGATAAAAAAACTATAGGTTACTTGCTTGAAAATGGCAATAAAACACTAAAGTTTTACACTAATGATAATTTAGAAAAAAAATATAGAGATGGTTTAAACACTGCTCTTTATATGGCTGGGTTTAAAGAAGCTTTAGATGCTAAAGCAGATTTGTCTGTGAGTGTAAACATAAAAAATATAGAGCTTATAAAAGATGACAAAAGCTTTGATAAAAATCTAAAAGGTCAGATAGATTTAGAAGTAATAGTTAAAAGAGCAAATGAAACTATTACTTTAAATTTTAAACCATCAGCATCTAAATGGATAGCTTCATCATATAGTTCAAAAGACTTAGAACCTTTTTTAAATGAGATGTTTTCAGACAGCATAACAGAGATTGTATCAAGATTAACTCGATACTAA
- a CDS encoding universal stress protein, with translation MNSFNNIILGLNISNNAQNILNRAFLLAKMNNSEVVVTHAVDVGFFGKFITEEKLEKLKDSAIVSVKKELEKTNTQGVKYSIEVENAKPSDFVIQVAKDREASLIIIGANEKKDFATKILGSTAHNIAQKSNLPLLIVKNNSTEEYKNIVAFTDLSEVSQKSLAFSRDFFNQKDIKCVYAYKKMSEIDYIYHDEIENKDEIEKEVEAYERGRFDEFVKENNLTNTELIEERIGATNAIMTYVNKNNNDLVTLGSSGINSVGSFLYGSTSSYLMQNLTSDILVYIPKK, from the coding sequence ATGAATAGTTTTAACAATATTATACTAGGTTTAAATATTTCAAATAATGCACAAAATATTTTAAATAGAGCTTTTTTATTAGCAAAAATGAACAACTCAGAAGTTGTAGTAACTCATGCTGTTGATGTTGGTTTTTTTGGTAAGTTTATCACAGAAGAAAAACTAGAAAAACTAAAAGATAGTGCTATAGTTAGTGTAAAAAAAGAGTTAGAAAAAACTAATACTCAAGGTGTCAAATATTCTATAGAAGTTGAAAATGCAAAGCCATCAGATTTTGTAATTCAAGTTGCAAAAGATAGAGAAGCTTCCCTTATTATAATAGGAGCAAATGAAAAAAAAGATTTTGCAACTAAAATTTTAGGTTCAACAGCACACAATATAGCGCAAAAGAGCAACCTTCCTCTTCTTATAGTAAAAAATAATTCTACAGAAGAATATAAAAACATAGTAGCTTTTACTGATCTCTCAGAAGTCTCACAAAAGAGTTTAGCTTTTAGTAGAGATTTTTTCAATCAAAAAGATATTAAATGTGTTTATGCTTATAAAAAAATGAGTGAGATTGATTATATTTACCACGATGAGATAGAAAACAAAGATGAGATTGAAAAAGAAGTAGAAGCGTACGAAAGAGGAAGATTTGATGAATTTGTAAAAGAAAATAATCTTACAAATACAGAACTTATAGAAGAGAGAATTGGAGCTACAAATGCTATAATGACTTATGTCAACAAAAATAATAATGACTTGGTAACACTAGGTTCTAGTGGTATAAATTCTGTAGGTTCTTTTCTTTATGGTTCAACATCATCATACTTGATGCAAAACCTAACAAGCGACATTTTAGTATATATTCCTAAAAAATAA